From a single Deltaproteobacteria bacterium genomic region:
- the sppA gene encoding signal peptide peptidase SppA: MTILNSIFKSFGGYDFVEIELRGEIPEEEKKGLLPFLGGDKTLTVGNVEIILATVEGLDSIRGVVITIGDLGIGPGRANSLRRRLRGLRKKGKSVFIYLESGGNIEYLIASAGDYIFVPPWAMLNLTGLNAEVTFFKDTLDKIGIEAELKGFGEYKSAAETFTRSSMSDPHREMIDSIMGDLEAQLEDYISEGRGIEKNEVKRIIDRGPFVSQSALDAGLIDGVIYPSEIEEKLFEVAGCKVRTINAYRFLRVLNLKNKLKSFLGVLTGRGALIAVVADSGIVTLGESRGGGGMKTMGSISVIKLLDEASKNRNVKAIVLRILTPGGSGVASDLVRKKVESISEKTPVVVSMSDVAASGGYMIALGAATIVADPMSLTGSIGVVSGKFNLKGLYDRLGVKKEGMSYGRHSGMFSLSKGFSEEEEKKLEDIMKFYYDGFVKTVSDGRGMDMEEALKASKGRVWTGRQAKELGLADELGGTWDAVNIASGKAGLTYGDVSGVKFYSEDRGFQLSSLFKTSSNLEVLERSLLSLISQGRERILAMMPYKIDIR; this comes from the coding sequence ATGACTATATTAAATAGTATTTTTAAATCGTTCGGCGGATATGATTTTGTTGAAATAGAGCTGAGGGGAGAGATTCCCGAGGAAGAAAAAAAAGGGTTACTTCCTTTTTTGGGCGGCGATAAAACCCTTACAGTCGGAAATGTTGAAATTATACTTGCAACCGTGGAGGGCCTGGACAGCATTCGCGGCGTGGTAATAACGATAGGTGATCTCGGTATAGGTCCGGGACGGGCCAACTCGTTAAGAAGACGGCTCCGGGGATTAAGGAAAAAAGGGAAGAGCGTATTTATCTACCTCGAGAGCGGAGGCAACATCGAATATCTGATCGCCTCTGCGGGTGATTATATATTTGTTCCTCCGTGGGCTATGTTGAATCTTACGGGACTTAACGCCGAGGTTACCTTTTTCAAGGATACGCTTGATAAAATTGGAATTGAAGCGGAGCTGAAGGGATTCGGGGAGTATAAAAGCGCCGCGGAGACATTTACAAGGAGCTCAATGTCGGATCCCCACAGGGAAATGATTGATTCAATTATGGGAGATCTCGAAGCGCAGCTTGAGGATTATATTTCAGAGGGCAGGGGGATCGAGAAGAATGAGGTCAAAAGGATTATAGACCGCGGGCCTTTCGTTTCACAAAGCGCACTTGATGCAGGCTTGATAGACGGAGTTATTTACCCTTCTGAAATCGAAGAGAAACTTTTTGAAGTTGCCGGATGTAAAGTTCGCACGATTAACGCATACCGTTTCCTCAGAGTATTAAACCTGAAAAACAAGCTCAAATCATTTTTAGGCGTGCTTACGGGGAGGGGCGCTCTAATCGCCGTAGTCGCCGATTCCGGCATTGTCACATTAGGGGAGAGCAGGGGCGGTGGCGGAATGAAAACTATGGGTTCGATTTCGGTCATCAAGCTGCTCGATGAGGCTTCGAAAAATAGAAACGTAAAGGCTATAGTCCTCAGGATATTGACGCCCGGCGGTTCCGGCGTGGCATCCGACCTTGTCAGGAAAAAGGTCGAGTCGATTTCGGAAAAGACCCCTGTTGTCGTCTCGATGTCGGATGTGGCCGCTTCAGGCGGCTACATGATAGCTCTCGGGGCCGCTACGATCGTTGCCGACCCCATGTCGCTTACGGGCTCGATAGGGGTCGTGTCGGGAAAATTCAACCTCAAAGGATTGTATGATAGATTGGGCGTGAAAAAAGAAGGTATGTCGTATGGCCGGCATTCCGGTATGTTCAGTCTCAGCAAAGGATTTTCCGAGGAAGAAGAAAAGAAATTAGAGGACATAATGAAGTTTTACTACGACGGATTTGTTAAAACGGTTTCCGACGGAAGAGGAATGGATATGGAGGAGGCTCTAAAGGCGTCCAAGGGCAGGGTATGGACGGGAAGACAGGCGAAAGAGCTCGGTCTCGCCGACGAGCTTGGCGGGACATGGGATGCCGTAAATATTGCTTCAGGTAAAGCGGGATTGACTTACGGCGACGTTTCCG